The Merismopedia glauca CCAP 1448/3 region CGGTGACTATATCTACCCCAGCATCCAATAAATCGGAACAAAAGGTTCTGCGGAAATCGTGGGGAGAAAAGGAGGAGATACCAGCTTCCATCGCTCGTTTTCTCACTATCAACAGCACGGCTTGGGGTGTCATGACTCTATATTCTATTTCTCCGCCTTTTTTGATGGGACAAAGTAAAGCTCCCGACAGAGAACCGCGCGCCTTTAACCAACTTTTCAGATAGCAGACTGCGCCCTGGGGCAGATATACGGTTCTATCTTTGCCTCCTTTACCAGAGCGTACCGTTAAACCGAAGGTGCGGGGCTGATAATCTTTCATCTCTAGTTTGACTACCTCCGCCCTTCTCAAGCCAGTTCCCCTCAATATGGCGATTAAAGCGGCATCTCTAACTCCTTGAACGGTGGGATCGCCCGTGCAGGCTTTGATTAAGGCGGAGATTTCGGTTAGGCTCAACGCTCGACCCCTGAGCTTGTTGCTCTCCCGAATCGGCGGGAGGTCGGTTAAGTTCTGATAAGTATCGCCAGAGATGAACCCCAATTTCCGCGCTT contains the following coding sequences:
- a CDS encoding tyrosine-type recombinase/integrase, whose product is MLDLDDRQVALTAPLPLTRHPASVYLRSLGVGSRPTMEQSLNEIAALLTNGNCDAMTLNWAALEYQHVSSLQAALLERYAPATAKKMMCAVRRVFQEARKLGFISGDTYQNLTDLPPIRESNKLRGRALSLTEISALIKACTGDPTVQGVRDAALIAILRGTGLRRAEVVKLEMKDYQPRTFGLTVRSGKGGKDRTVYLPQGAVCYLKSWLKARGSLSGALLCPIKKGGEIEYRVMTPQAVLLIVRKRAMEAGISSFSPHDFRRTFCSDLLDAGVDIVT